The sequence CGGCATCGACGGCTACTGCGGCGTCGAACGGCCCGGTGTCGGGGACCATCTGACGGAAGTACTGCTCAAGCGCTTCGGGTGCGGACGAGAACTGCACGCCGGGGAAGAACCTGGGCCAGTCTCCCAGCCTGAACTGGTTGAACCAGCGCTGCTCGTCGGGCACGGCATTGATCGTCGTGCCCACCGTGGCACGTGCGGCGCCGCCGCGTCGCGGCTGGTCGAGCAGGTACACCGGAAAGCGCCGTCGCAGGAAGAGCGTCTGATAGCCCTCGCGTCCGTCGGGCGTCGTCTCCCAGGTCCTGGAGAATTCGCCAAAGCCGTGCCACATCACCAAGGGCAGCTTCCGTGCATTCACGGGCACTTGATAAAACACCCGCGCGTGGTCGCCGTGCAGCGTCTGCCCGGCCGGGAGCGCGGGCTTCATCGGGTCGAAGGTGCCCGGCTGCCTGAGCACCGTGCCGCCGACCGCGAAGCTGCCCTGTTCCCGGATCTGGATTGGAGAGCCGAAGCTGCCGCGTTCCTGGGCGCCCACCGTGCCCATGCCAACGCACAGGACTATGAGGGCCGTCTTCGCCAGCCAGCCGGAGTTTGTTGTCATCGTGCGGGTCTCGATTCGTCTTGCGGCGCGCTGGGGACGATGTCCTTCAGAGCGTGCGGCCGAAGAAGTCCTTGAGCTTGGCCGCAGCCTGATCGACGTACTGCGGTTTCCAGTAGGTCTCGATATGGGTCGCACCGTCGAGCAGGAACAGCTCCTTGTCCTTCGCGTTCACCGCTTTCGCAAAGGCCGACTGCGTCATGTACAGCGAGTCGGCGCGGCTGCCCGCGATCATCAGCAGGGGCTGGACGACCAGGTCGATGTGGTCGGTGGCGTCCCAGCTCATCAGGTTCAGCAGGCTGCCCAAGGTGTAGGACCCGGAGGAGTTCGGATGAAAGTGGGTCTTGCCGTAGTACTCCGCTCCCTCCCGATAGAGCTCGAACGGCAGCTTCGCGATCTGCTCGTCGCTCAGCTTCGCCGTGTTCGCGTAGGCCACCTCGCCGCTGTTGGCCTCCCTGGCGCGAGCTTGTGAAGCTTGCTGCAAGCGCTCTTGCACCGAGTCCAGCTGTGAGTCCATGTAGCCGTTCCGGCGGACCTGGCCCGAGTTGAACATGCTCAGCGTGGCAATGGACTTGAAGCGCTTGTCCGACTGGGCCGCCTTCAGGGAATAGCCGCCACCGCCACAGATGCCCAGCAGGCCCAGGCGGGCCACGTCGACACCGGCCTGGCCGGCGATGAAGTCGGCCATCCCGTGGATGTCCTCAACGCGATTCGCGGGCTTGTCGACATAGCGCGGCGTGCCCGCGCTACCGCCCTGATACGCCGCATCTGCCGTGATGGTGATGTAGCCCTGCTCGGCCAGGCGCTGTGCGTAGAGGCCGGCCACCTGCTCCTTGGTGCCGCCGTTGGGATGCGCCACCACCACGGTCGGATACTTCTTCTTCGCGTCGAAGTTGGCCGGCGCATAGACGTTGGCTGCGATGTCCAGCCCGTTGAGCTTGTATTTCACGGGCGTGATGTTCACCGCCCCGGCGACGTTCGCGGTGATTGCGCCCTCATAGGCGAGCGTGAAGGGATTCTTCCTGTAGTCGGCGGCCATGCTCGTACTCGAAAGAAGGCCAATGGCGCCCGCCACGCAGGTCGCACCGATGGTCTTGAGGTTCATTTGGGATTCCTTGGACGGAAGAGACTGAAGGGGCGAGGCTCAAGGCGCCTGCCGCGCGGGCGTATCCTGGAAAACCTCCTTCGCCACGCCGAGGGCCGTGACCGCGCTCGGCCAGCCCGCATAGAAGGCCATGTGCGTGAGGAGCTCGGACAGTTCGTTCTGCGTCACGCCGTTCTGCATTGCGAGCGCGAGATGCGAGCGCAGCTGCTCCGGTCGGTTCATCGCAATCAGGGCGGCGACCGTGGCGAGGCTGCGGTCCCGTTTCGACAGACCGGGTCGCTCCCAGATATCACCGAACAGCACGGTGTCGGTCAGTTCCGCGAGCTTCGGGCTCACATCGCCCATCAACTGCCGTGCGCGGCTCGGCTTCGGGTTGGCGCCTGTGGCTGCGAGCCCTGCGCTTGCGAGAGCGGCTTCGTATTCTGCGTCGCTGACCTTGTCCTGCCAGCTCACGACATGGCCCTCGTCCTTCTCGGCAATGGCGATGTGGGTCATCGCGCCGTCCGGGCCGGCGCCATGCCAGTGACGGGTTTCCGGAGGAATGCTCACGACATCGCCGGGCCGGATCAGTTGCGCTGGTTGGCCCTGTTGCTGCACCAGGCCCAGCCCCGCGGTGACGATCAGGGTCTGCCCGAGCGGATGGGTATGCCAGGCCGTCCGTGCGCGCGCCTCGAAGCTGACGGTGGCGCCGCCGGCTTGGCCGGGCGCTATCGCCTGGAACGGCGCGGTGATCCGGACGGTGCCGGTGAAGGTCTCTGCGGACCCGATGACGACGGGCGTTGCCACCGTGGGGCGGACCTGGACGACTGGCGAAGGGGGCGCGTCGCCGGTGGTCTGCGCGCCGGCGACGCTGGCGGCGCAGCCCAGGGCAAGACCAAGTAGCGCTTTCATGTCAGATGTCGAGCCGACGCTCGGCCATCCATTTGACGATGGCCGGGTCGCGATGCGAGAAGAAGCTGCTCGTGCGGGTGTCGAGCGCCGCGATGCGCGCCATGTCGGCGTCGGCCAGTTCGAAGTCGAAGACGGCGATGTTCTCTGCCATGCGCGCCTTGCGTACGGACTTGGCCAGGGCGACGATGCCGCGCTGAACCAACCAGCGCAGGACGACCTGGCCCACGGATTTCCCGTGGTGCGCACC is a genomic window of Niveibacterium sp. SC-1 containing:
- a CDS encoding alpha/beta fold hydrolase yields the protein MTTNSGWLAKTALIVLCVGMGTVGAQERGSFGSPIQIREQGSFAVGGTVLRQPGTFDPMKPALPAGQTLHGDHARVFYQVPVNARKLPLVMWHGFGEFSRTWETTPDGREGYQTLFLRRRFPVYLLDQPRRGGAARATVGTTINAVPDEQRWFNQFRLGDWPRFFPGVQFSSAPEALEQYFRQMVPDTGPFDAAVAVDAVSALFDRIGRGILVTHSHSGGLGWQAAMKNPNIRAVIAYEPGSGFVFPEDEVPAVMPSAAGPLEGVSIAKAEFLKLTRIPIVIYYGDNIPTEPTTSPGQDNWRVRLAMARLWVEAINRHGGDAQLVHLPEIGIRGNTHFPFSDLNNEEIADLMARFLAANHLD
- a CDS encoding alpha/beta hydrolase, with translation MNLKTIGATCVAGAIGLLSSTSMAADYRKNPFTLAYEGAITANVAGAVNITPVKYKLNGLDIAANVYAPANFDAKKKYPTVVVAHPNGGTKEQVAGLYAQRLAEQGYITITADAAYQGGSAGTPRYVDKPANRVEDIHGMADFIAGQAGVDVARLGLLGICGGGGYSLKAAQSDKRFKSIATLSMFNSGQVRRNGYMDSQLDSVQERLQQASQARAREANSGEVAYANTAKLSDEQIAKLPFELYREGAEYYGKTHFHPNSSGSYTLGSLLNLMSWDATDHIDLVVQPLLMIAGSRADSLYMTQSAFAKAVNAKDKELFLLDGATHIETYWKPQYVDQAAAKLKDFFGRTL
- a CDS encoding carboxymuconolactone decarboxylase family protein — protein: MKALLGLALGCAASVAGAQTTGDAPPSPVVQVRPTVATPVVIGSAETFTGTVRITAPFQAIAPGQAGGATVSFEARARTAWHTHPLGQTLIVTAGLGLVQQQGQPAQLIRPGDVVSIPPETRHWHGAGPDGAMTHIAIAEKDEGHVVSWQDKVSDAEYEAALASAGLAATGANPKPSRARQLMGDVSPKLAELTDTVLFGDIWERPGLSKRDRSLATVAALIAMNRPEQLRSHLALAMQNGVTQNELSELLTHMAFYAGWPSAVTALGVAKEVFQDTPARQAP